A stretch of Canis lupus baileyi chromosome 2, mCanLup2.hap1, whole genome shotgun sequence DNA encodes these proteins:
- the TBC1D14 gene encoding TBC1 domain family member 14 isoform X8 — MEYEDKAGRPSKPPSPKQNVRKNLDFEPLSTTALILEDRPANLPAKPAEEAQKHRQQYEEMVVQAKKRELKEAQRRRRQLEERCRLEESIGNAVLTWNNEILPNWETMWCSRKVRDLWWQGIPPSVRGKVWSLAIGNELNITHELFDICLARAKERWRSFSAGGSEAENEDAGFSAADREASLELIKLDISRTFPNLCIFQQGGPYHDMLHSILGAYTCYRPDVGYVQGMSFIAAVLILNLDTADAFIAFSNLLNKPCQMAFFRVDHGLMLTYFAAFEVFFEENLPKLFAHFKKNNLTPDIYLIDWIFTLYSKSLPLDLACRIWDVFCRDGEGFLFRTALGILKLFEDILTKMDFIHIAQFLTRLPEDLPAEEVFASIATIQMQSRNRKWAQVLTALQKDSRDTEKGSPSLRH, encoded by the exons ATG GAATATGAAGACAAGGCTGGACGACCTAGCAAGCCACCCTCTCCAAAGCAGAATGTGAGGAAGAATCTTGATTTTGAGCCGCTATCTACCACCGCACTCATCCTGGAAGACAGACCAGC AAATCTCCCAGCGAAGCCTGCTGAAGAAGCCCAGAAACACAGGCAGCAGTATGAAGAGATGGTGGTTCAGGCCAAAAAACGAG AACTGAAGGAGGCCCAGCGGAGAAGAAGGCAACTGGAGGAGCGGTGCCGCCTGGAGGAGAGTATTGGCAAcgctgtcctcacctggaacaacgAGATTTTGCCTAACTGGGAAACAAT GTGGTGCTCTAGAAAAGTTCGAGATTTATGGTGGCAGGGAATCCCTCCCAGTGTGAGAGGCAAAGTCTGGAGCTTAGCCATTGGCAACGAATTAAACATCACCCATG AACTCTTTGACATCTGTCTTGCCCGAGCCAAGGAGAGGTGGCGGTCCTTTAGCGCTGGAGGCTCTGAAGCAGAGAATGAAG ATGCTGGGTTTTCAGCAGCAGACAGAGAAGCCAGCTTGGAGCTTATTAAACTGGACATTTCTAGAACGTTTCCTAATCTCTGCATTTTCCAGCAA GGTGGTCCATATCATGACATGTTGCACAGTATTTTGGGCGCTTATACTTGTTACCGACCGGATGTGGGTTAT GTCCAGGGCATGTCCTTTATAGCGGCAGTGTTGATCTTGAACCTAGATACTGCAGATGCCTTCATTGCTTTTTCTAATCTTTTGAATAAACCCTGTCAAATGGCATTTTTCCGAGTGGACCATGGCCTT ATGTTGACATATTTTGCTGCATTTGAGgtattctttgaagaaaatttgCCGAAATTATTTGctcatttcaagaaaaacaacCTAACTCCAGACATCTACCTAATTGATTG gatttttaCCTTGTATAGTAAGTCTTTGCCCCTTGATCTGGCCTGTCGCATATGGGATGTGTTCTGTCGTGATGGGGAAGGGTTTCTGTTCCGGACGGCCCTGGGCATCCTGAAGCTGTTTGAGGACATCCTGACCAAGATGGACTTCATTCACATAGCCCAGTTCCTGACAAGGCTCCCAGAGGACCTGCCTGCAGAGGAGGTGTTTGCTTCCATAGCAACCATTCAGATGCAGAGTCGAAACCGGAAGTGGGCTCAG GTATTGACCGCACTGCAGAAAGACAGTCGGGACACGGAGAAAGGAAGCCCGTCTCTCCGACACTGA
- the TBC1D14 gene encoding TBC1 domain family member 14 isoform X9, which produces MVVQAKKRELKEAQRRRRQLEERCRLEESIGNAVLTWNNEILPNWETMWCSRKVRDLWWQGIPPSVRGKVWSLAIGNELNITHELFDICLARAKERWRSFSAGGSEAENEDAGFSAADREASLELIKLDISRTFPNLCIFQQGGPYHDMLHSILGAYTCYRPDVGYVQGMSFIAAVLILNLDTADAFIAFSNLLNKPCQMAFFRVDHGLMLTYFAAFEVFFEENLPKLFAHFKKNNLTPDIYLIDWIFTLYSKSLPLDLACRIWDVFCRDGEGFLFRTALGILKLFEDILTKMDFIHIAQFLTRLPEDLPAEEVFASIATIQMQSRNRKWAQVLTALQKDSRDTEKGSPSLRH; this is translated from the exons ATGGTGGTTCAGGCCAAAAAACGAG AACTGAAGGAGGCCCAGCGGAGAAGAAGGCAACTGGAGGAGCGGTGCCGCCTGGAGGAGAGTATTGGCAAcgctgtcctcacctggaacaacgAGATTTTGCCTAACTGGGAAACAAT GTGGTGCTCTAGAAAAGTTCGAGATTTATGGTGGCAGGGAATCCCTCCCAGTGTGAGAGGCAAAGTCTGGAGCTTAGCCATTGGCAACGAATTAAACATCACCCATG AACTCTTTGACATCTGTCTTGCCCGAGCCAAGGAGAGGTGGCGGTCCTTTAGCGCTGGAGGCTCTGAAGCAGAGAATGAAG ATGCTGGGTTTTCAGCAGCAGACAGAGAAGCCAGCTTGGAGCTTATTAAACTGGACATTTCTAGAACGTTTCCTAATCTCTGCATTTTCCAGCAA GGTGGTCCATATCATGACATGTTGCACAGTATTTTGGGCGCTTATACTTGTTACCGACCGGATGTGGGTTAT GTCCAGGGCATGTCCTTTATAGCGGCAGTGTTGATCTTGAACCTAGATACTGCAGATGCCTTCATTGCTTTTTCTAATCTTTTGAATAAACCCTGTCAAATGGCATTTTTCCGAGTGGACCATGGCCTT ATGTTGACATATTTTGCTGCATTTGAGgtattctttgaagaaaatttgCCGAAATTATTTGctcatttcaagaaaaacaacCTAACTCCAGACATCTACCTAATTGATTG gatttttaCCTTGTATAGTAAGTCTTTGCCCCTTGATCTGGCCTGTCGCATATGGGATGTGTTCTGTCGTGATGGGGAAGGGTTTCTGTTCCGGACGGCCCTGGGCATCCTGAAGCTGTTTGAGGACATCCTGACCAAGATGGACTTCATTCACATAGCCCAGTTCCTGACAAGGCTCCCAGAGGACCTGCCTGCAGAGGAGGTGTTTGCTTCCATAGCAACCATTCAGATGCAGAGTCGAAACCGGAAGTGGGCTCAG GTATTGACCGCACTGCAGAAAGACAGTCGGGACACGGAGAAAGGAAGCCCGTCTCTCCGACACTGA